A genomic window from Micromonospora violae includes:
- a CDS encoding response regulator: MTSPTRTLIVDDEWMVRSTLRTILDAAPDIAVVGEASDGAEAVEFARTLRPDVVLMDIRMPRTDGLTAIERIARLDRPPHVVVLTTFDLDEYVHTALRYGAVGFLLKDASAEDMLNAVRSAARGDAMISPRVTRRLLRQFSGPTSHRRSNAEQRLAVLTEREREVLVAVGGGLSNTAIAATLFMSEATVKTHVSRILAKLGLANRVQAAILAYQAGVLD, from the coding sequence ATGACCTCACCGACTAGAACCTTGATCGTCGACGACGAATGGATGGTGCGTTCGACGCTGCGCACCATCCTCGACGCGGCCCCGGACATCGCGGTGGTGGGAGAGGCGTCCGACGGAGCCGAAGCGGTCGAGTTCGCACGGACGCTCCGGCCCGACGTCGTCCTCATGGACATCCGCATGCCGCGGACCGACGGGCTGACTGCGATCGAGCGGATCGCCCGGCTCGATCGGCCACCGCACGTCGTCGTGCTCACCACATTCGATCTCGACGAGTACGTGCACACCGCCCTACGCTACGGCGCCGTCGGCTTCCTGCTGAAGGATGCCTCCGCCGAGGACATGCTCAACGCGGTGCGCAGCGCGGCGCGCGGTGACGCGATGATCTCCCCGAGGGTCACCCGCAGGCTGCTTCGACAATTCTCGGGCCCGACATCCCACCGGCGCAGCAATGCCGAACAACGACTAGCGGTGCTCACCGAAAGGGAGCGGGAAGTCCTGGTAGCTGTCGGTGGCGGATTGTCCAACACCGCGATCGCGGCCACGCTCTTCATGAGTGAGGCGACGGTGAAGACCCACGTCAGCCGCATTCTGGCGAAGCTGGGCCTGGCCAATCGGGTCCAGGCCGCGATTCTCGCCTACCAAGCCGGCGTGCTGGACTGA
- a CDS encoding sensor histidine kinase: MIDAVAAFAMAACAATGQFGVDFFGPALAGFGPGLPPVWLGSSLGLAVGLLTWRRRQAPTVLLAGALTATALVSAQATVVLALYTLAERTMAWPKVAVSVLVSVVLVGTPIWRYAGADGAIPVTVAVCVAPAFLGLYVGTRRELVERIRERAERLEREQHQRVAQARSDERAQIARDMHDVVAHRVALIVLQATALESAGGEDAVVRGRQIGAIGREALAELRALVGILRSDDDAPITPHPGVADLDALVADSRRLGVPVTLSLEKETAERLPLLVEHAAYRIVQESLTNVHKHAPGARTRIRIRQTRQSLQVVISSGRGRPTTTPPLPGGRHGLLGLAERVHLIGGELTSGPTADGGFSLVAELPIAPGRNHDLTD; the protein is encoded by the coding sequence ATGATCGACGCGGTAGCGGCGTTCGCCATGGCAGCGTGCGCGGCGACCGGCCAGTTCGGGGTGGACTTCTTCGGTCCTGCCCTCGCCGGCTTCGGTCCCGGCCTTCCTCCGGTGTGGCTCGGCAGCTCGCTCGGCCTCGCGGTCGGCCTGCTGACCTGGCGGCGCCGACAGGCTCCGACGGTCCTGCTGGCTGGTGCCCTGACGGCGACCGCGCTCGTGTCGGCCCAGGCGACGGTGGTGCTCGCGCTCTACACGCTGGCAGAGCGCACCATGGCGTGGCCGAAGGTCGCCGTGAGCGTGCTGGTCTCGGTGGTCCTGGTCGGCACCCCGATATGGCGGTACGCCGGCGCGGACGGAGCGATCCCGGTCACCGTCGCAGTCTGCGTTGCCCCGGCCTTCCTCGGGCTGTACGTCGGCACCCGACGCGAGCTGGTCGAACGGATACGGGAGCGGGCCGAACGCCTCGAACGCGAACAGCACCAGCGTGTGGCCCAGGCCCGGAGCGACGAACGGGCCCAGATCGCCCGCGATATGCATGACGTCGTCGCCCATCGGGTGGCGCTGATTGTGCTGCAGGCCACCGCCCTGGAGTCGGCCGGGGGTGAGGACGCGGTGGTCCGGGGACGGCAGATCGGAGCGATCGGGCGTGAGGCACTCGCTGAGCTGCGCGCTCTGGTCGGAATTCTCCGCAGCGATGATGACGCGCCGATTACCCCGCACCCCGGCGTGGCCGATCTCGACGCGTTGGTCGCGGACTCTCGGCGGCTCGGTGTACCGGTCACCCTGAGCCTGGAGAAGGAAACCGCTGAACGCCTACCGCTGCTGGTCGAGCACGCCGCCTACCGCATCGTCCAGGAGTCCCTCACCAACGTGCACAAGCACGCTCCCGGTGCCAGAACCCGGATCCGCATCAGGCAGACGCGGCAGTCGCTTCAGGTGGTGATCAGTAGCGGCCGCGGACGGCCCACCACGACCCCGCCGCTGCCGGGCGGCCGCCACGGGCTCCTCGGCCTCGCCGAGCGCGTTCACCTGATTGGCGGGGAACTGACCTCCGGCCCCACGGCCGATGGAGGGTTCAGCCTGGTCGCCGAGCTACCGATCGCACCGGGAAGAAACCATGACCTCACCGACTAG
- a CDS encoding amidohydrolase family protein — MAPRPAGAGGRAQHDGEALRPGDRGEGGSWTAADLRPAVEHALDVFGPDRLMFGSDWPVCLLATSYTRWVAALGELLAPLSDGERSAIWRQTAAGAYGLSLS; from the coding sequence CTGGCGCCGCGACCTGCGGGCGCTGGCGGCCGAGCCCAACACGACGGCGAAGCTCTCCGGCCTGGCGACCGGGGTGAGGGTGGTTCCTGGACGGCCGCCGACCTGCGGCCCGCCGTCGAGCACGCCCTCGACGTGTTCGGGCCGGATCGGCTGATGTTCGGCTCGGACTGGCCGGTGTGCCTGCTCGCCACCTCGTACACCCGCTGGGTGGCGGCTCTCGGTGAGTTGCTGGCCCCGCTCTCCGACGGTGAGCGCTCGGCGATCTGGCGGCAGACCGCCGCCGGGGCGTACGGGTTGTCCCTGTCCTGA